The Lycium ferocissimum isolate CSIRO_LF1 chromosome 1, AGI_CSIRO_Lferr_CH_V1, whole genome shotgun sequence genome includes a region encoding these proteins:
- the LOC132039506 gene encoding uncharacterized protein LOC132039506 — MLPKEPSFCIYNPDDGVEGMMENQDLMRSVTIGESILDIGSCDFSFGNREMGLIEEDENEEVEKEKESEPVINSMYLATGFGVDGNGVNSGGVDFAPLDFDGNGDAEEYYKRVLKEDPSNPLFLRNYAQLLQSKGDLSGAEHYYFQATLADPKDGEILSQYAKLVWELHQDKYKASDYFERAVHASPENSHVLAAYTSFLWDINDDESEDEMNMQSDKTKIEVPEEATVSRNLNYEEDNRPVSSPLHLAAGLGIGDNIFSGGSPVDYSAAVPDMDGNAEDCYIRMIKENPHNPMLLRNYAKFLSQSKGDLQGAEEYYSRAILADPTDGETISHYAMLTWQLHHDKYKASSYFKRAVQASPEDSDVLAAYARFLWQMEEDEEEEDDETLGSYNGAPLLQGIVAANA; from the exons ATGTTGCCTAAAGAACCatcattttgtatatataatccTGATGATGGTGTTGAAGGAATGATGGAAAATCAAGATTTAATGAGGTCTGTGACAATAGGGGAAAGTATATTAGATATAGGtagttgtgattttagttttggAAATAGGGAAATGGGATTAATTgaggaagatgaaaatgaagaagttgaaaaagaaaaagaaagtgaacCAGTAATTAATTCAATGTATCTTGCTACTGGATTTGGGGTTGATGGAAATGGTGTAAATAGTGGTGGAGTTGACTTTGCACCTTTAGATTTTGATGGAAATGGAGATGCTGAGGAATATTATAAGAGGGTTCTTAAAGAAGATCCCTCTAATCCTTTGTTTTTGAGGAATTATGCTCAACTTTTACag TCAAAGGGAGATCTTTCTGGAGCTGAACACTATTACTTTCAAGCTACACTAGCAGATCCAAAAGATGGAGAAATCTTGTCACAGTATGCTAAATTAGTGTGGGAGCTGCACCAAGATAAATATAAAGCATCGGATTACTTTGAACGTGCAGTTCATGCTTCTCCTGAAAACAG CCATGTTCTTGCAGCATATACTAGCTTTCTTTGGGATATCAATGACGATGAAAGTGAGGATGAAATGAACATGCAAAGTGATAAGACAAAG ATTGAGGTACCTGAGGAAGCTACTGTATCCAGGAACCTGAATTACGAAGAAGATAACAGACCTGTTAGCTCTCCCTTACATCTTGCAGCAGGACTAGGAATCGGGGATAATATATTTAGTGGTGGATCTCCTGTTGATTATTCTGCAGCTGTACCTGATATGGACGGAAATGCTGAGGATTGCTATATTAGGATGATCAAAGAAAATCCTCATAACCCCATGCTTTTAAGAAACTATGCTAAATTTCTTAGTCAG TCCAAGGGAGACCTACAAGGTGCAGAAGAATATTATTCACGTGCAATACTAGCGGATCCTACTGATGGAGAAACTATTTCACATTATGCTATGTTGACTTGGCAACTTCATCATGACAAATATAAAGCATCCTCATACTTTAAGAGGGCAGTTCAAGCTTCTCCAGAAGACAG cGACGTGCTTGCTGCATATGCTAGATTTCTCTGGCAAATGgaggaagatgaagaagaagaagatgatgaaacaTTAGGCAGTTACAATGGAGCACCGCTTCTTCAAGGAATTGTGGCTGCAAATGCATAA
- the LOC132068265 gene encoding uncharacterized protein LOC132068265, translating into MGVLKPFQLLEINIISAQDLEPISKKMKTYATVWVHPTRKLTTAVDVEGGNNPTWNDKFVFRVDEEFLRQDTSAVQIEIHCGHWFKDSLIGSVRVLVGNLIPPPARTHHNHHPHHLGMRFVALQVRRPSGRPQGILNIGVALLDSTMRSMPLYTELNKSAVGYRDLMEEEQLTHHSQKTIADKTTTTTNNNNNNINNNNTNNNVTTIYTNNNATTIKPILLRTKSERSERVKFDDDVPKANSSKVAKPSKKKKANYDKESSILSISLEPPPQMMVKKKGKASSVISGAELKEKSKPKGKNGRAGSVLSDSVVSKESSLYNNGPKEDNKPKLKLIALELENKDKPTNEKKPAYDPSTTKVVDEKSLTKPKGLLDAGGDKQVEPKEPITVIGKPIPNYSGYEFGGPKGPVHNGKFVFGGPIKGNPHHWTDSEIGPSASEVAAAVAVAEKKYPLDDQQSSVLDGWSLDESVEGLRSKLERWRTELPPVYDRGNASSSYQSTGRHTRRHARGSSGLFSCFGNIMGYECQCICGKPKKKYSTRFYSPSVGSRSLF; encoded by the exons atGGGGGTCTTGAAACCGTTCCAACTCTTGGAAATAAACATCATCTCCGCTCAGGATTTGGAACCAATTTCCAAGAAGATGAAAACCTACGCCACGGTGTGGGTCCACCCTACACGGAAGCTAACCACCGCGGTGGATGTTGAAGGTGGCAACAACCCTACTTGGAACGATAAATTTGTTTTTCGGGTGGATGAGGAGTTTCTCCGGCAAGATACCTCAGCCGTACAAATAGAGATTCATTGTGGCCATTGGTTTAAGGATTCTCTCATTGGCTCCGTTCGCGTCCTCGTCGGAAATCTCATCCCTCCTCCGGCTCGGACTCACCAtaatcatcatcctcatcatctTGGCATGCGTTTTGTTGCACTTCAG GTACGCCGTCCATCAGGGCGACCTCAAGGGATATTGAACATTGGTGTTGCATTACTAGATAGTACAATGAGAAGTATGCCGTTATATACCGAATTAAACAAGTCAGCAGTTGGATATCGCGATTTGATGGAAGAAGAACAGCTCACTCACCATAGCCAGAAAACAATTGCTGATaaaaccaccaccaccaccaacaacaacaacaacaacatcaacaacaacaataccaataacaatgTGACCACTATATATACCAATAACAATGCGACCACTATAAAACCAATATTGTTACGTACAAAGAGTGAACGTAGCGAACGCGTCAAGTTCGATGATGATGTTCCAAAGGCTAATAGTTCAAAAGTTGCAAAACcctcaaaaaagaagaaggcaaATTATGACAAAGAAAGCTCAATTCTTAGTATTTCTTTGGAGCCTCCACCCCAAATGATGGTGAAAAAGAAAGGCAAAGCAAGTTCTGTGATAAGTGGTgcagaattaaaagagaaatcaaagcCCAAAGGTAAAAACGGTAGGGCAGGCTCAGTTCTTAGTGACTCAGTTGTAAGCAAGGAGTCATCTCTTTATAATAATGGGCCTAAAGAAGATAATAAGCCCAAGCTCAAACTTATAGCTTTAGAGCTTGAAAACAAAGACAAGCCCACTAATGAAAAGAAACCTGCCTATGACCCATCAACAACTAAAGTAGTTGATGAAAAATCTCTCACAAAGCCCAAAGGCTTATTGGATGCTGGTGGTGATAAACAAGTTGAGCCCAAAGAGCCAATAACGGTCATAGGAAAGCCCATTCCAAATTATAGTGGATATGAGTTTGGAGGCCCAAAAGGGCCGGTACACAATGGAAAATTTGTATTTGGAGGCCCAATCAAGGGAAATCCTCATCATTGGACTGACTCAGAAATTGGGCCTTCAGCATCTGAGGTCGCAGCGGCAGTGGCTGTGGCTGAAAAGAAATACCCATTGGATGATCAACAAAGCTCAGTTTTGGATGGTTGGAGTTTGGACGAGAGCGTCGAGGGGCTCAGGTCCAAACTCGAGAGGTGGCGGACAGAATTGCCGCCAGTATACGACCGGGGGAACGCCTCGAGCAGCTACCAATCGACCGGTCGTCACACAAGGAGGCATGCACGTGGGTCAAGTggattgttttcttgttttggtaATATTATGGGGTATGAATGCCAATGCATTTGTGGTAAGCCTAAGAAGAAATATAGCACAAGGTTCTATAGCCCATCAGTTGGCAGCAGAtcattattttga